The proteins below come from a single Papaver somniferum cultivar HN1 chromosome 11, ASM357369v1, whole genome shotgun sequence genomic window:
- the LOC113324914 gene encoding uncharacterized protein LOC113324914 → MYNIEYDEAGKQRKLQINELEEIHNGAYESSRIYKEKTKLFHEKMISRKSFVVGQKVLLFDYRLKLFPGKLRSQWVGPFVVTIVFPHDAVEISSPKTGKIFKINGHRLKPYYENFTTMDVDEIELCDLLSLEE, encoded by the coding sequence ATGTACAACATAGAGTATGATGAAGCTGGGAAACAAAGGAAGCTACAAATTAATGAGCTAGAGGAAATACATAATGGTGCTTATGAGAgctctcgtatatacaaggaaaagacaaAGTTATTTCACGAAAAAATGATTTCTCGAAAAAGTTTTGTTGTGGGGCAGAAAGTTCTTTTATTTGATTATCGTCTTAAGTTATTTCCTGGCAAGCTAAGGTCCCAATGGGTGggaccatttgttgttactatTGTTTTCCCTCATGATGCAGTTGAAATCTCTAGTCCCAAAACTGGGAAAATTTTCAAGAtaaacggccatagattgaagccatactacgagaacTTCACTACAATGGATGTTGATGAGATTGAGCTATGTGATTTGCTTTCTCTGGAGGAGTAA
- the LOC113323788 gene encoding protein STRUBBELIG-RECEPTOR FAMILY 2-like, giving the protein MAKLYLRISIIMYLSSAVLFLQAFALTDPSDVAVLQDLYMSLKQPPQLVGWNLSGGDPCEEAWKGISCSGSSVIIIKLNGLELTGSLGGNLSDLLQLKQLDFSHNYIEGEVPMSLPPNATHIDLSCNNFKNTNLSLESMKYLEHLNLSHNSISGPLGNTFTGFPNLKQMDLSHNKFTGNLPSTFESLTNLKSLFLQNNEFNGSVSVLVPLALHELDFRTNRFNARPGDLSLLPQPQMTDSEIAEFNYMFDLKERERRFKGRHSICPVLPIPRSEYERMWPEGMKFANAKEAIQFEMDRARAREIDAARARDIDAARARSRTGRSQGPSGNGFVCRR; this is encoded by the exons ATGGCTAAATTATATTTGAGGATTTCAATTATCATGTATCTCAGCTCGGCAGTtctgtttcttcaagcttttgcACTGACAGATCCTTCGGATG TCGCAGTTCTTCAAGATCTGTATATGTCACTGAAACAACCACCACAGTTGGTTGGATGGAATTTAAGTGGTGGGGATCCCTGTGAGGAGGCATGGAAAGGCATATCGTGCTCCGGATCATCGGTTATTATCAT TAAACTTAATGGACTCGAGCTAACTGGAAGTCTGGGTGGCAATCTCTCCGACCTTTTGCAATTGAAGCAGCT GGATTTTAGTCACAATTACATAGAGGGAGAAGTACCTATGTCTTTACCCCCTAATGCAACACATAT AGACTTATCATGTAACAATTTCAAGAATACTAATTTGTCGCTTGAATCTATGAAGTATCTGGAGCATCT GAACCTAAGTCATAATTCCATATCGGGACCATTAGGCAATACGTTTACAGGTTTTCCGAACCTAAAACAAAT GGATCTGTCGCATAATAAATTCACCGGTAATCTACCAAGCACATTTGAAAGTTTGACAAATCTTAAATCACT GTTTCTACAAAATAACGAGTTCAATGGATCAGTAAGTGTTCTTGTTCCTCTTGCTCTCCATGAACT GGACTTCCGTACAAACCGTTTCAATGCTCGGCCAGGGGACTTGTCTCTATTACCACAGCCACA GATGACTGATTCCGAGATTGCTGAGTTCAATTATATGTTTGATCTCAAGGAACGAGAACGCAGATTTAAAGGAAGACACAGCATCTGCCCAGTACTTCCAATCCCCAGGAGTGAATATGAAAGAATGTGGCCGGAGGGGATGAAGTTTGCAAATGCAAAAGAG GCAATACAGTTTGAAATGGATAGAGCAAGAGCTAGAGAAATAGATGCAGCAAGAGCTAGAGATATAGATGCAGCAAGAGCTAGATCCCGAACAGGCCGAAGCCAAGGCCCTTCTGGAAACGGTTTTGTGTGCCGAAGATAA
- the LOC113324915 gene encoding aspartic proteinase nepenthesin-2-like, with translation MKKADVFMKVSLFLTPFLLLSQPSDSRLLQSNNTINTLTFTLHHKKNLPLPNVTTRNFVNPVSYHRQDSYYIRFFIGSPRKLFLLVIDTGSPYTWVRCNPCDDCSTSEYFDYQDSTSFSAVICASDRCPSKMCGEHLECPFQTGYEDGSTTNGIWVADKFTLLKDDYATFVAMNDMRFGCASHTDAVPHLDGVLGMSRGSLSLVSSLEVAYGFTQFSYCLNPNSTTALTFGESIDDTGLVIYTPLVAHPQYYFVRLQGITIGSESIESTDFPIEMALDSGSTKSYFPTSLYNMLRDRYLGIVSALGWVRYYGSKETCYYASPTEVDKLPLANFRFDGDANLNLKPDNIWIPLHEQTEVVCLAFGESTNHAPIFGNAQQKQILMIHDFGRSRIGFLPAGC, from the coding sequence ATGAAGAAGGCAGATGTCTTTATGAAAGTAAGTTTGTTCCTAACTCCTTTTCTACTTCTATCTCAGCCATCTGATTCCAGATTGCTTCAAAGCAACAACACTATAAACACTCTCACCTTTACTTTGCATCACAAAAAGAACTTGCCATTACCAAATGTCACAACTAGAAACTTTGTCAATCCTGTTTCTTATCATAGACAAGACTCGTACTACATTAGATTCTTCATTGGATCTCCTCGCAAGCTGTTTCTATTGGTAATTGACACAGGCAGCCCTTACACATGGGTAAGGTGCAATCCATGTGACGATTGTTCCACTTCAGAGTACTTTGATTATCAAGATTCAACATCCTTCTCAGCTGTTATATGTGCATCGGATAGGTGTCCATCCAAAATGTGTGGGGAACATTTGGAATGCCCTTTTCAAACAGGATATGAAGATGGATCAACTACAAACGGGATATGGGTTGCGGATAAATTTACTCTATTAAAAGATGATTATGCTACCTTTGTCGCAATGAATGATATGCGTTTCGGTTGTGCATCTCACACTGATGCTGTTCCACATCTTGACGGGGTTTTAGGGATGAGTAGGGGAAGTTTATCTTTGGTTTCGTCATTAGAAGTTGCTTATGGATTCACTCAATTCTCGTACTGTCTAAACCCAAATAGCACAACAGCTTTGACTTTCGGAGAATCTATCGATGATACGGGCCTTGTAATTTATACGCCATTGGTAGCACATCCTCAATATTATTTTGTTCGCCTTCAAGGAATAACAATTGGTAGCGAATCAATCGAGAGTACCGATTTTCCAATCGAGATGGCTCTCGATTCGGGTTCGACTAAAAGCTACTTTCCTACTTCTCTCTACAACATGTTAAGGGACAGGTATCTCGGCATTGTCAGCGCACTTGGTTGGGTTCGCTACTATGGTTCTAAGGAAACATGCTACTATGCAAGTCCAACCGAAGTTGATAAATTACCACTTGCAAACTTTCGTTTTGATGGTGATGCCAATTTAAATCTAAAGCCAGACAATATATGGATTCCATTGCACGAGCAGACTGAGGTGGTTTGCCTAGCGTTTGGAGAGTCCACTAACCATGCACCCATTTTTGGGAATGCCCAACAGAAACAGATTCTAATGATACATGATTTTGGGCGCTCTCGAATTGGTTTTCTCCCTGCGGGATGTTGA
- the LOC113324916 gene encoding uncharacterized protein LOC113324916, whose translation MVVALWRREDALWRKTMVEKFGETFTDWETLQPKGSKGGSLWFNIYKELEDFNKSIRFKIGADKETRFWEDSWLGEGRLYDIFPLAYEASRTKEFVVASMYDVREDGVRWKFMSRQRYSQTISSEVLSISNLFSFISIQEGVMDTRIWVGSDHGQYTVNDGIKVNDDQGGPDYPSNIFWSNEYPHKINFFIWILSHDRVMTADKLLRRGMDVSSACHFCEEDDESSMHLFYGCWRMRRIWDYFVEGCQFGWSYDPNVITSMKTWKFNWGDERLGRIWNNIRVAIWWCIWKERNVRTFENKKKTLASLIRDIKLQAFFWAESNTKMLGLTANMVISLWDSLYRLPS comes from the coding sequence ATGGTGGTGGCGCTTTGGCGTAGAGAAGATGCGTTGTGGAGGAAGACAATGGTTGAAAAATTTGGCGAAACATTTAccgattgggaaactctccaacCCAAAGGTTCGAAAGGTGGTAGCTTGTGGTTTAATATCTATAAAGAGCttgaagattttaataaaagtattagattcaagATTGGAGCGGATAAGGaaactagattttgggaagattCTTGGCTTGGTGAAGGAAGATTATATGATATATTTCCTTTGGCATATGAAGCTTCAAGGACCAAAGAATTTGTGGTGGCTAGTATGTACGACGTTAGGGAAGATGGTGTAAGGTGGAAGTTTATGTCTAGGCAAAGATATTCTCAAACCATTTCAAGTGAAGTGTTATCAATATCAAATCTTTTTTCTTTCATCTCTATTCAAGAAGGGGTTATGGATACCCGAATTTGGGTTGGTAGTGATCATGGTCAATATACGGTAAATGATGGAATTAAAGTCAACGACGATCAAGGTGGGCCGGATTATCCATCCAATATTTTTTGGAGTAATGAATACCCTCACAAAATCAATTTCTTTATTTGGATTCTTTCTCATGATCGAGTAATGACGGCGGATAAACTTTTACGAAGAGGTATGGATGTCTCTAGTGCTTGTCATTTTTGCGAGGAGGACGATGAATCAAGTATGCATTTGTTTTATGGCTGTTGGAGAATGCGGAGAATATGGGACTATTTTGTTGAAGGGTGTCAATTTGGATGGTCATATGACCCTAATGTCATTACATCTATGAAGACTTGGAAGTTTAATTGGGGAGACGAAAGACTTGGTCGAATATGGAATAACATCCGGGTTGCTATATGGTGGTGTATATGGAAAGAGCGAAATGTGAGAAcctttgaaaacaaaaagaaaactttggcAAGCCTCATTAGAGATATCAAATTGCAAGCATTTTTTTGGGCCGAATCAAATACAAAAATGTTGGGGCTTACGGCAAATATGGTGATTTCTCTATGGGATTCATTATACCGGCTTCCGtcataa